TGCAGCTGATTGACATGAATAGAACGTTTCAGTGGTTGACATCTAGCAGTGTAGTAGTAGTCAGAAACTCTTCTTTCTGTGCAGTAGCATACAGTGTGTCCAGGCCATCAAAAGTGGAAACACACCATCATGTTATCTTCCatcctccaaatgtctgttcttcaGTGTGGTTTGTACTTGGCATGGGAATTGGTTGTACATGTATTGGTCATTCTCTGCAGTAGTGTGCAACATGTCCAGGGTGTCCACAGTGGAAACACTATCATGTTATTCTCTGTCcttcaaatgtctgttcttctgtaTGCTTTTTACTTGACGTGGGAGTTGGCTGTACCTGTGTTGGTCAGGTGTTAGGTTGTCATTTGATGGCTGCATCACAAGTCTGAGATGGCAGAGTCCATTCTTCCTGGCGCATTTGGCTGGTGGTGTTGTATGCCTCCcatttgttgttgtcatttgaTGGCTGTGTCACAATTCGGAGATGGCAGAATCCATTCTTTCTGGTGTGGTTGGCTGGTGGTGCTGTATGCCTCCCACAACCCATGGTCAGTTCCTCAGTGAACTTGTATGCATGTCATTGTGTCATGTGAAAGTGTTTCTATGGCTTGTTCTTGATGTGCCTCATCTTGTTTAATGCATATCACCAGTTGATTAACTTACAGAAATGAGTGTTTCAAAGTTGTCATGGGGAAGCTTTTCAATCTTCCTGACCCAGGCTCCTGAATGTTATCCTTATCTTATCTCCTTTGTTGTACTAACAGTCTGATGAATTTTtcatattctctttttttttttgtgactacaAAGTATAGTTAGCTAAGCAACAATAATGTTATATTCTACTAATTGTATTTCACTGTGAATTATATCTTTAGTCAGAGTATGTTTCATTGTTCACATGTAATATCCATTTTTGTGTTCCAGTATGTCAATAAAGTCAAGATAATATTTATGTTTGAAGTCTGTGTGTTCATTTAGTATTTCGTTCAGAtagttttttaaatgtgtgtatatatCCAATTCTTCAGATATTTTCTAGTTAAACTGCATTACAAATACTGCACAGAATACTGAAAGAACTTTTATGAACATATTTGAAGAATTGGAGAGATATATATGTACAAAGGACTATCCAGACAAAATACTAAATGGAcacacaaactttaaacataaatatTATCTGGAAAACTATGTCGACATACTGGAACACGAAAATTGatagtaaagcaacactttttttctgtaagCAAATTGCTTTTATtctggattccagtacaccatattattccccactgttctGGTTatagaaccctatttttcaacataatctcagttcaataCAATGGCCTTATGCCATCtgactggaagggcctgtatacccacatgggaccactctactggtcaacgccGGAGCTAGCATCTTTCTATATCAATAGCCAGTAAGCTCTCCATCATCCATGTACTACTTCcgacagagtgcatccttcattgggccaaacagatggaagtcataacatgcaagatctggactgtagggtagatgaggaagaacattaCAGTGAAGTTTCATGAGTTGCTCTCGGGTGTGCAAACTTATCTGAATCCTTGCATCCAGTTCAGCAGTGAGTTGTTTGATTGTGGTATGTTGATTACCtcaaatgagtgtgtccgcacattccaacattgcaggagtctcaGCTGTGTGTGGCTGGTCTGCGCGTGGGTCTTCGGACAGGAGTGCGTGACAtcactgcgatgatgacagacacctcaacTCAGGACTCTGCATGCTTTTGCTCTCTACCATGGACATTTTGCAACCACCAGTGAatctctgtgatgctctggttttccttcaAAAGAATCTCCTCCATTACAGGTACCATTTTTGAAGGCTTTGTATAGTACCACCacatatcagaacttcatgaaactattggggctgaagcaggaatattacacaatgtcccacagcaaattctgcattttttcaaccgaaattagcctAGAAAAGAAAGTATTACCTTACTAACTGAACATCCCTGTTGCATACGGGCAACAAAACATACTCAGACCAAAGACGTAATTCACAAGAAAGTTCAATCAGTGAAGTATAACATTATCATTGCTTAGCTATTACTATCTGCAAACATATAGTAGCAGAGTTAACAAACTGTcaaataaatgtgaaatttgaaCAAACTATCAAGAAACGGACCAAACATGTTCCATAGTTTATAATTATTACATGTCACATAAGCTTATGAATGAGACAATGATAGTTTACTATAGATGCAACGCGGACATCAAATCAAACTAGACATAAGTATTAGTCTATTATTCCAAAGTATAATTATTCACATGGACAATCACCATATGTGAAGATAGTTTCACCAGTGTTATTCACAGTTTACTTGAGAATGGCAGTAAAGCTCAACAGCCATCGTAATAAAGAATATTAAATTTATTGCACGTAGTCTGCACCTATACTTTTCAAAATGTCATATTGTGACATACTATGCTGCAGGCCCAATAGAAAGAAAAACACTTGTTACAGTTTGCAACCCTCTTTCTTTTTTACTTTATATTGAATGAAGACAGCCATTCACTCCAAAACTAGCCTACAACACTCATCACACATTTTTTAAGCTTGTTACTGTTGTCCATAGTATTTGTATCTAGTTTTGATATTCCCCGACAATCTTTAGTTGTGTAATGGGAACAAAATTCATCACCACCCCACATACATAAAAATTATAACATTCTTCCTTTTCCCCCCCAGTGTTCTTCAGAATGATACTGGACGTTCACCAGCACCAAGCAAAGAAGAGGAAAAAAGATGCAAGCCTCTCGGCAACCCATTAATAGATATTTGCAAACTTTGTGAAGAAGACAACCAGAACCATGACTCTCCTGCAGATGTTTCTGAAGTACGCTTAAAACAAGAAAGGATATCAGctgaaaaaattaaagaattaaaagaCCAGCATGCAGAACAATTTactaaatttggtattgtaatagaTGACATTATGGGTACTAAATAAGACCATAGAACAATCTCCTACAATTTTTTTATGGTGCCAAGTGTGTGAAATGTCATATGGACATAGCTGACTGATGAAATTGTGAGCATAttcttttgtgtattttttgttagaGTTGCTAATTAATACTCCAAAAACCAGAATGACAAAAGCATGATTTTAAAAACTCAATAAGTTACAGTAGTAAGTAACATATAAAACAAATATCCGGTATAGTTCTGGATTCATTGCACTAGCTTGTAAAAGAATTTGCAACCAATTTTCCTATTTACTTGAgtgaacagaagaaaaaaagtgttttACCACTACCTACAATGCTAATATAAAAATAGTTGTTTATTAATTACTTGTGACCGACTTGACATTTACTTAAAAAATGATATACGAAGAAGGCTGAAAACATGATGCAGCTACAAAAGAGCAACTTTTTCACTCGTTCTTTTCTTTAAAATAATCAAACCTTTTTCAAATTATTATATTAGTTTGTTATTTATAGTCTTAGAATGTTTTGTATTTGAGTATAAAAGAATAACTGaatatatttattttaatataaaaGGTCTACCTTTGTTTTGTCAGCTTTGAACTTCAGGCATTTCCAATTCAAAGTAAAGACTTTCTTTGTTGAATATACTTTTAAAATCCAATGAGAAGCATTTTTATGTTAAACATACTGCATATATGCTGTGAAACACATTGTACCAAATTGTTACATTTAATATGTTATTAAAATAAATCctgtattttttcattcatttatatctgTTGATGCCCACGACTTTTGCCTCAAATGAATTTTAATATATTCTCCAGACTTCTTTTTCTCGTACAGTGTGAAATTAAATGCATAGCTCATCTATATTTGTCAGGCTCATTATTTTATGGGAAATACATCTATGTTTACACAATAGTTCAAAAGCTACAGCTCAGCAAGGGGATCTGGATGAGtaatttctttgcttttattttcataaACCAGTCTTACCACTAATTTAATATTCTTCTGTGTTCGTGTCTCTCTCTTTGTTGGGAAAATTAGGTGTTGTATTGTAACCAGGTCCAGTGCTACCTTGTTTAGTCTATTATCCTCATCTCCTAGTCCAACatagaaagaaatgaaaatgacactGTACAAGATGATAGGAGGAAAGTCACCAGGTATGGATGAAGTAAGTgtcgaaattgtgaaggcagcaggggaggtTGGGAAACAGTGGCACAATCGTGTCATGATGGTTGTGGAAAGTGAGAAGAAGACTCTGGAAGATTGGCAGAGGGAGCTAATTGTCACTGTATTCAAGAAAGGGAACAGGAAGGACTGTAGAAACTACAGGGGTCGCACTGATACCGCACTTTGCCAAGGTATAATAATACAAACAAGTCTTAAGAACAACATGGCTTTGGACCTGGTAGGACTCAACTGTTGACATTATATTTGCAGTGAGGCAGCCCCAGCAGCATCATTATGAATTTTGGGAAGGCCTTGTAATGTCCTTTCTCTGTATggaaaagatatttgatagtgtctATAGAAGAAAGGCCTGGAAAGCACTAAAAAAGAAGGGACTGGAAAAAAGAAGACAACAAACAGAATGGAGGAGGTGTACTGTGGAAAACTGAGTTGTGTGGAAGTTGGAAATGAAAGGATGGATTGGTTCCAGCAAACAAGTGGTGTGAAATGGGGGAAGTGCATTGTCACCTCTCCTCTTCATTGTGATCTTCAATGAGATAATGACTAAGGAGGCAGaaaaactggagaagacaagatgaaagcaatgaTATTTGCAGATGACTAGATGATCTGGGGAAACtaggaggaggagaggaagagcCAGATGCCAGGGAAGAAACCAAGAGACAGTTGATAGatttggaggaagggaccaaacagcgaggtcatcggccccatcagaTTAGGTAAGGAGGTTggccattccctttcaaaggaaacgtcccaccatttgcctgaagtgatttagggaatcacAGAAGACCtttatcaggatggctggatgtgggtttgtGCTGTCATCCTcctgtatgcgagtccagtgtgcaccaCCTCAGTGGGGCTGAGAGACTGTGAGGAATTAAATTTAATGCAAACAAATGTGAGATcatgggaaagaaagaaagaccagCTAGCAGAATACGGATTGGAGGTGAACAATTGAAGAATGTGGAAAGTGCCAAGTATGTGTGAAGTGTgacagaggaaaatggaagaaataagAAAGAGGTTGGTGAAAATGGCAAACAGGCAGAAGCATTTCTCTGAATTGTTGAAAGCTTGGTTTGGAACAAAGACGTCCCACAAAAAAGTTAAGAAGTAATATACTGTATAGAAGTTATGACACCCCAATACTGACCTATGCATCTGAAACCCAGGTAATGAAGAAAAGAGGTGTAAGCAGATTACAGGTGTGTGAAGTGAAGTTCCTCAGACAGGATAGGAGTaacaaggagggacaggatgaggaATGAAAGGTTAAGTGAAACGGTGAAAGAGGAAACCTTGCAGAGCAGGACAGAAACATCAAAactaagatggtatgggcacttaaagagaatggaaaacaagagggTTGACAAGATGAAGCATCAAATGGAGTTGTGAATGAAATGACCAAGAGGAAAAACAGACCCAGTCTGAGGATGGAAACtgtttattatgatgatgattgtagccaaaaaaaaaaaagtgatcaacTACCGGTATTTGGCGGACAGCATAATCAAGAATGGGGTAGGTATGTTGATAAGCATCCTGACCGTGATGTTGATGCCCGTTAAGAATAGTTCACAGGCATGAGTGAGTCTCATTAATAGTGCTTATTCAGAGATTTCAGTGAATGCATCATCATCTCATTCAGTAGTTTTCATGGATCTTTACTTGTATACAAGCTACCTCTGACATTGTAGTCTTTAAAGGTCACTAAAATGTAAAGATAAATGCTCTGAAGAGTGCTGGGATCAGCTGGAACCATTTTAACTTCTCAGTTTACATTAAAAACATTCAGATACTTCTCCGCCAATTAAGGAAGTCTTACATCTTATCATTAAAAGCCATAATAATGAACAGTAGCATAGGTGGACAATATGTTTTATGTATAACTTCTCCGCTAAAGGGAAAGTTTAGGTTGACAAATACACAATGAATAGTAAGATGGAATCCTCCAATGATCCTAGAATTTATCATGTCATTTAAGCTTAAAATGGTGATGGAAGAGTTGCTGAACTGTTATGGGAGACTCGTTATTTTTTAAGATATACCTTGATGGCAAATGCTTGATGTTCTGAATTCCACAGTGCCATAATTACAAATGGCAATCCATCCTGAATGCAGCCCACACATTTCACAGAGGTGCAACAGCAATGCCATACTACTTTACTCAAATTCTTTCTGCTGGATCCTGTACAAGTGTGCACAATAATTCATATGGGCAGAGTCCCCAACCTTTTTAAGGATTATCTTAGCAGAAAGTTTTTCTACAATACTTGTGACACTCCTCTACAACTGTTGTAGTTGACTCTGTCTGCGTTTCCTTTGTACAGTGTTATTGTGTTTGCCTATCTCGTGTGTTATGATATTGTCTCTTTCGCAGCAGCGCATCAGTAGATGATACACAGGCAGATATATTCCATATTATCTCCACACAACTGAGCCGTATTATCCCTGTACCTTTCCCAGCTTCAGTTCTTTAAGGGAaagtgaatctctctctctctctctctctctctttctctttctctttctttcagtAATGGATTCTGCGTTTAGGTCCTTCTTGGACGCTCACTGCCTGATGCTTGGTCCAGTTGCAAGCTCAGTTGCTTGAAGCCCCCAAGATCACAACTGTTGGATGGATATGAAGAGTTTTGTCCAGTATTTATGTGCATAATATCGAACAAGATGCTGAAAGTGTGCTTGACTAAATTTAGCATGATCTGTAGGACAGCTGACTCATTTAAGAGGAGCTCTTGTAGTTCTGTGCAATATATGGCTGCACTGTGTTTTTATATCCTGAAAACTAATCAATTTGAGCCCCTGCCTTTTTCATTGTTGgtaaaatttcacatttaagatggTTGAGGTGTTGGTTATAATATTATAGTTTTCATCTTGCTAAGAGAATCACTTTTAGTTTAGATATGTTTTGGCCATAATGGGGGATCGCCCTATGTCACATGCACTGTGATATGTCCGGGCGTTAAGTGTGTAGCATGAATCAAATCTCCTGGTAATTATGAGATCACAAGCTAGTGTCAGTCACCTTGATGGCAGATATTTACATGATACTTCGTGTGCATATCATTTCTGGAAATAGGTACAAGTGAATGACTGCCTACATAACTGAATGGTCAGGTCACTTCCTTCAGGGCAGTTTCAATTCCCAGTATCATCTTGGATTTTTTTCCAAGGAAGGGAGGTCTGGTATGGGTTGCACTCAGTCCTTTTAAGGCCAGATGATGAGCTGCTTGAATAACGAAGCATTAGCATCATCTACTGGCAATAATAGCTGGAAGGATTGGCaacatgctgatcacatgtccaATGATCATAAATGACTCCTTGTAAAGCCTTGTAGGCAGCACTCAGAACAGGCTTAAGGCCTAATCTATGAATTATGTTTACTTTTTACTGTACTAGGTACAAGTGACTACAAAGCTCAGTGTTCCAAGAGGTTCTTCTATGTTTCCAAGACTGCAAGATCCTATACAGATTGGCCATTTGTAACTACCATTGCCAATTATTGCACTGAAGTCACCAAGTATTATACATTTTCTTGAAGTTCAAACACTTTCTAAATTTATCTTTAATATTGTCTTTCTCATTAGAGAGTGATTGCATTGCTACTCATTGAGATACTAAGTTCCACCTTATCCCATGTTTATTTAAACCAAATGCTCTAGTGATGTTCTTGCTTAATTCACCTAACTGATTTTGATGTAACTGTGTTTTTCTCAGATATGTTAGGTATTTGTGCTTTGATATTGAATTTTTGTTGAACTGGAGTGTGTAATAAGCTTGCTTTCCTTTACTGTAGTAGTTCTGTTTATGTACCTCTAGTCCACTCCAACAACACTGGTGTGAAGTTTGCTAGCTTATGTCATTTCCTAAGCAGAAAACTGTCAGAAAGAAACATGTTTCTGGCTGTTGACTAGCATTTGAGAGGCTCAGACTTGAATGTAGGAGTATGAAAATTACCATTACATTCTAGGGCATGGTTAACTGTCAATGACAGCTTGAATGCACATTTCATTGTACCTCTCTGATCAAATGCTAAATCATGAGAGTAAAGAAAGCAGCGTGCTCAGTTGCTAAATCTAAATTAAGTGTAGTTGATAATGGTAAAATATAGAGGATTAAGTTTGATGATAACACTGTTGTAAACCCAGCTAGATATCAGAGAATTCGAGTGAACTTTTCAATGAAGTGAAGGTAGATGTTAACAGAGCAGATTATCAGTGCAAACTAAATCCCCTTGGACCTAACTAAGAATCTAATTAATTATCAGAAACTGACATTTAAAATTGTTtattatcattaaaataaaaaaatctgtggtATGGTGTACCCACTGAAGTACTTAAACAGTATTTCATATAGTAGCACCTCTCACAAACTAATAATCATCCAGTCTTTGAACAAGAATGCTTTCTCAACATGAAGCATTTAGAAGCCATACTCTCATTCAGAAATGGGTCAAGGTAAGATACAGGACACTATTGTCTTGTTTCTGCTTATCCAGTCCTATTGAAAGTCTTGGATAAAGTGACAACAATCAAGATGCagaattttatttcaaaatatattattttatgtacCCAACTTGTATTCCAACGAGGAAAAAGCACAGAGGATGAAGGAACCGGTTTTGTcgaaagaaatagaaaataatgttATCAGAGCAATAGAGCTctaagaatgtttgactttgtacaCCATGTCTTGCTTATCCACAGTATAGCTGTCTTCAAGTCGAAGGTTGGTCTGAATATTGCAGCACTTCACTAGGCGTGGTCCTGCTGAAGGTGATAGACCCTTGTCTTCCTCCAGCCTTCGAACTAATTTACCCAGCTAGTTAGTTATAAAGAGATCTACATCTTGGCATTTATCACGTACACAAATCATTGCCAGTGGTGAAAAACTTGCTTGCCTAAAAGTAAGATACAGAATTAGCAGATATACTCAGCAGTGACTTAATCATATCCACTGAAGAAAATTGTCACTTCAGATGCAGAAAATTATTTAAACTGGACCACAGTATCACAAGGTGTGTCTCAAGACTCCATTCCAGGGCTTATCCTATTTATATTATATGTAAATGACATGGTCATAAACGTaaattatctgttttgttttcagatAGAAGGTAATGATCCAGGGGGAAAAAAACTCTTTATTATGAGGATCCTCAATAATCTTTGAAAGTGAtagagaggtactggcggaactgaagctgtgagggtagATTGTGAATCAAGCCTGTATAGCTCAGTTAATAAGGGCACTGTTTGCAAAAGACAAGATTTTGGTTCCAAGTCTCTGTTTTAATTTGCCAGTAATGTTTACAGACAGTGCACACACTGCAGTGTAGGGGAAGATCCATTCTGGACATAAACACTGTCATTTATAATTCTGTTGGTGGGGAGTCATGATCCCTGAATCTAAATAATCGGGTATTTAATAGTTTTATTTTAGAGACTTAGGGATTCTAACATGTTCTCATACATCTTTACTAAGCTTCTCAAAGATCTTGGCACCATAATGTACCAAATTTGGAATTACAGACAACAAATTATTTTTGGTTCTTGTATTTGGCTTGTGTGAGTCACTTTTGatctgaaactgattttttttttgtacataccTTTGAGGAATATATTTATTTGAAAGTGACTTTAAGACTTCCGATATGTTCAGAAAGGCTGTAAAATATGGAgttatctattgcagatttttgccAACACAGTCTGTAACACTTCTGtgtgaaaaaaacatgccaaagcGATCATAACACACAGGCTTTAATGCGTGGTATTGACATTTACatgtatacttcgcaagccacattATGGTGCGTGGTACAGGGTAcgctgtgtaccactgtcacttccccccttTGCTTTTCAGTCATGAATGGTTTGTAGGAAGAACAAtggttggtaagcctctgtgtgagctagaatctctctaattttatcttcatggtcttttcacgagatatgtgtgggagaaagcaatatatttgttgacgcTTCAGGaattgtacattctcagaaatttaacaGTAAACTACCCCTtggtgcagaatgcctctcttgcagtgtctgtcactggagttggctgagcatctctccAAAGCTTTCATGCTTAATAAAAGAATCTGTGATGaaaatgctgctcttctttggatctactgtATTTTGTCTATCAGTCCTCCATGGTATGGATCCCTGGCTGACAAGTAATAATCAAACGCTAATTAAATTAGAAATTTGTAAGCTAACTACTTTCTGGGTGGACTGTATAGCCtgggtattcttccaatgaatctgtgtatggcatctgccttacctccaGTTAGTGTAGTTGTATGTGATTCTGCTGTAAATTCTAAATGGCGAGCACCTCACAGAGCTTAGCATTTGTTTGCTGGGTATGGTCGTTGTGAATACGTTTCCTGAGCTGGTGACCAGTGAATGCCACCAATCCTCTgtaaccgtaagctctgggcatgttaTAGCGAGCACAGTGTGACACGGTACTAGAACACTGTGTGTTGCAGGAAATGGAGATTTTGGCTTAACCAACTGGATTACGAGGATGGTAAAAACTTCTATTAAAAAATGTCAATCGCAAGGTATAATgtgtgctgatgagatgcatggcttttGAGGCAGAGCAGTCATTagagggcaacctctggggaacttcccgcacctcagttgtataaggcttatacAGGCAAGTGGGACTTTGCCTGAGTGGACACTtacttccctagctgctcatgggattTCAACGAAGCCTAAATCACTCCCCTCTACTCCCAACAGTTTGTTTGGTTCATTGGGCAGTGTTACCACCTGAGCTACAAAGAGACCTCATGTGGCTAGTTAACCTGGAAAGCCTGTGAATATCTGTGCATCCAGTGATAGTAGTGGATCACTTCATGGCATGAATAATATATTTACCATTGTTAAGCATGTAGAAGGTTCATTTGAAAAACTGTCCCCTTTCTGCATCCATAAAGCTCTAGAAGGACTTGCAGGGCAGCTGAAGTCTGTCAAGAGACTGTGAAATGTTACGCTCCAGATCGAGGCTCTGAAAGCTATCCAAGTAATCAAGTTAGATCCCAAAAgaggtctgaaagaacagataccattttgaactgcagccactatgaatcaagcacaaaggaattaaagacattacctGCCAGTGTGggcattgatgtatatcaatggggcaagttgaaatttTTTGCTGTACTGGGATCATTGGCCATCATAGACACCATAtatcaaactcttatgggaatcagtaGGATGCTGTGAGTAACGAGACTAATGAGCAGTTGCACTACatgagtagtgtgtggtataagatGAGAATTTTGGTCGAACAGGAGGTGTTCTAGGGTAGTCTGAATCGTCGTGGTGACCACTGTAtccagatggcttagtggtcagtacatctgcatagtaagcaggaaACCCAGACACAAAAGTTCagtttgccccattgatataaatcaatgcccattggcagctaatgtctttaattccactgtgtctaactaaTATGTTGTAAATTGGCTGTAATATGTAAGAACATTATGGGTATGGATACCAGGTGAGCTCCAGAAGTCAGCACCTTTTATCCTGACATTCAGTTGACCTAAATCACCTGAGTATATTGTGGCGGGCTTACTCAACCTTTAAGTTAGGTCCTGTATGCCTAATCTGACACACTGCTTCAAGAGTCAACACTTTCGCCACATCACCATGAGTTTAAATAGTCAGACTATGTTCGGAAGTTGTGGCCCTTCCACTCGCAAACCTGGTGTTCAGTGTACTGCCCCACACACATGTGACAATTACTCCCAAGTCTATCCTCTTTGGAGCAAAGACTGTCCTGTCTTTGGAGAACAGAAAAAAATCCAGGAAATTAAAGTCACCTAATGCCTCTCTTACTCTGACATGAAAAAGACATTTACGGTCACACTGCCACACTCTTTCATGAAGTCATTTGTCTCAGTATTGGTGCAGCCCATACAGGAGACTTATGTAGGCACCCAGATTTTGACAGTTGTGCAGAGCATCTGTAAATTAGCTGAAAATCTGAACCACTAGTCCCATAACCAAGTTTTCATACCACTGAAAATATGGTTCCCACAGAACATAATGTC
This genomic stretch from Schistocerca cancellata isolate TAMUIC-IGC-003103 chromosome 5, iqSchCanc2.1, whole genome shotgun sequence harbors:
- the LOC126187574 gene encoding uncharacterized protein LOC126187574 isoform X1, translating into MDDESDNPEYDLMISSKDWQKVTNTHIQAGYREGAEEGRKNAFQKGFDVGYTEGFSVGHKLGIIRGVLSVLQNDTGRSPAPSKEEEKRCKPLGNPLIDICKLCEEDNQNHDSPADVSEVRLKQERISAEKIKELKDQHAEQFTKFGIVIDDIMGTK
- the LOC126187574 gene encoding uncharacterized protein LOC126187574 isoform X2 gives rise to the protein MEMRQMMVQQAGYREGAEEGRKNAFQKGFDVGYTEGFSVGHKLGIIRGVLSVLQNDTGRSPAPSKEEEKRCKPLGNPLIDICKLCEEDNQNHDSPADVSEVRLKQERISAEKIKELKDQHAEQFTKFGIVIDDIMGTK